In the genome of Dermacentor variabilis isolate Ectoservices chromosome 5, ASM5094787v1, whole genome shotgun sequence, one region contains:
- the Dtd gene encoding D-aminoacyl-tRNA deacylase: MRAVIQRVRSAAVHVDGRLISSIGRGLCVLVGIHRDDTEDDIDYIVRKILNLKLFDDDAGKRWKLSTKDLQFEVLCVSQFTLYGTLKGNKPDFHLAMEGDRSKQFYERFLHKIKAEHKEDLVKDGEFGALMQVDIQNDGPVTLEIESSAFRKAVPLPQERGEPDGGAADDAVP; encoded by the coding sequence ATGCGTGCAGTCATCCAGCGAGTACGATCAGCAGCAGTCCACGTTGACGGACGCCTCATAAGCAGCATCGGCCGCGGACTGTGTGTTCTAGTTGGCATTCACCGTGATGACACCGAAGATGACATCGATTACATTGTACGCAAGATCCTCAATCTCAAGCTGTTTGATGACGACGCTGGCAAGCGATGGAAGCTGTCAACAAAAGACCTACAGTTTGAAGTACTCTGTGTAAGCCAGTTTACGCTGTATGGCACACTCAAAGGAAACAAGCCCGACTTCCACCTTGCCATGGAAGGGGACCGTTCGAAGCAGTTTTACGAGAGGTTCCTTCACAAGATCAAGgcagagcacaaggaggactTGGTAAAAGATGGCGAGTTTGGAGCCCTGATGCAAGTGGATATTCAAAATGATGGCCCTGTCACTCTGGAAATTGAGTCATCTGCTTTCCGGAAGGCCGTGCCCTTGCCACAGGAGCGTGGGGAACCAGATGGCGGTGCTGCGGATGATGCAGTTCCTTGA